The following coding sequences are from one Sphingobium sp. V4 window:
- a CDS encoding SulP family inorganic anion transporter, whose amino-acid sequence MHSTAFARYRAEWFDGTANARRDILAGMVGTFALIPEVIAFSFVAGIDPEVGLFASFIIGIVIAFAGGRPAMISGAAGSVALVAAALVHAHGLQYLLAATLLAGLFQIIFGLMKLDVLMRFVSRSVRTGFVNALAILIFSAQVPQMLHVSWHTYAMIGGGLAIIYLAPRIITAIPSPLICILVLTVVSIAFPMPIHTVADLGRLPSSLPSLTGPGVPAQWETLRIILPYAIAMAAVGLLESMMTASVVDDLTETTSSKARECTGLGLANIAAGLFGGIAGCGMIGQTVGNVRYGGRGRLSTFVAGVFLLLVMVPLRPWVAQVPVAALVAIMIMVSISTFSWSSIRDLARHPKVSGVVMAATVIVTVATHDLSAGVAVGVLLSGVFFAFKVTRMMEVTSAYDEATDTRTYFVSGQIFFASADIFADRFDLRDTASNVRIDLTASHLWDVTAVGTLEEVVTRMRHHDIAVEVVGLNQASAILVDRLAPAVAAYST is encoded by the coding sequence GATCCCGGAGGTCATCGCCTTTTCCTTCGTGGCAGGCATCGATCCGGAGGTGGGGCTGTTCGCCTCCTTCATAATCGGCATCGTCATTGCCTTCGCAGGCGGTCGCCCCGCCATGATCTCCGGTGCGGCGGGGTCAGTGGCACTGGTTGCGGCTGCGCTGGTCCATGCCCATGGCCTGCAATATCTGCTCGCCGCGACTCTGCTGGCCGGGCTGTTCCAGATCATCTTCGGGCTGATGAAGCTCGATGTGCTCATGCGCTTCGTGTCGCGGTCGGTGCGGACGGGCTTCGTTAATGCACTCGCCATCCTCATCTTTTCGGCACAGGTGCCCCAGATGCTGCATGTGAGCTGGCACACCTATGCCATGATCGGGGGCGGCCTCGCGATCATCTATCTCGCGCCCCGAATCATAACGGCCATCCCATCCCCACTGATCTGCATCCTGGTCCTGACTGTGGTGAGCATCGCCTTTCCCATGCCGATCCACACGGTTGCGGACCTTGGCCGCTTGCCTTCGTCCCTGCCTTCGCTGACAGGGCCGGGCGTGCCGGCCCAGTGGGAGACGCTGCGCATCATACTGCCCTATGCAATCGCGATGGCGGCGGTGGGCCTTCTGGAGTCCATGATGACCGCGAGCGTCGTCGATGACCTCACCGAGACCACCAGCAGCAAGGCGCGCGAATGCACCGGCCTCGGCCTCGCCAATATCGCGGCGGGGCTGTTCGGCGGCATCGCCGGCTGCGGCATGATCGGCCAGACGGTAGGCAATGTGCGCTATGGCGGGCGCGGACGGCTTTCCACTTTCGTGGCGGGCGTGTTCCTGCTGCTCGTCATGGTGCCACTGCGTCCGTGGGTAGCTCAAGTACCGGTGGCGGCCCTTGTCGCGATCATGATCATGGTGTCGATCAGCACCTTTTCCTGGAGTTCCATCCGCGATCTGGCGCGCCATCCCAAGGTATCGGGCGTGGTCATGGCGGCGACTGTCATCGTCACGGTCGCAACGCACGACCTGTCCGCAGGCGTGGCCGTCGGCGTACTACTGAGCGGCGTGTTCTTCGCATTCAAAGTTACCCGCATGATGGAGGTCACATCCGCTTACGACGAGGCGACAGACACCCGAACGTATTTCGTCTCCGGCCAGATTTTCTTCGCAAGCGCAGATATCTTTGCCGACCGATTCGATCTGCGTGACACCGCCTCCAATGTACGCATCGACCTGACCGCCAGCCATTTGTGGGACGTCACGGCAGTCGGCACGCTGGAGGAAGTTGTCACCAGAATGCGGCATCATGACATCGCGGTCGAGGTCGTCGGCCTCAATCAGGCGAGCGCCATCCTCGTTGATCGACTGGCTCCGGCGGTGGCAGCCTATTCTACCTAA